Within Yoonia sp. R2331, the genomic segment AGGTTTTGTGGTGAACCACAAGAAAGTCAGGCGCATCTATACCGAAGAGAAGCCGCAGGTGCGCCGCAGAGGCGGCAGGAAGCGTGCCTTGGGGACAAGAAAACCAATGGTGTTGCCAGATGGTTCAAACCAGCGTTGGAGCTTAGATTTCGTGTCTGACGCGCTGACGGATGGTCGCCGCTTTCGCATTCTTGCCGTCTTTGATGACTTCAGCCGTGAGAACTTGATGCTGGTGGCTGATACTTCGTTGTCTGGCCAACGCGTTTCACGCGAGCTGGATCGGATCATTGCTGAACGCGGCATGCCAAAGACAATCGTGTCGGACAACGGCACTGAGTTCACTAGCATGGCCATTCTCAAGTGGGTTCAGGATACAGGCATCGACTGGCATTACATCGCACCAGGGAAGCCCCAACAGAACGGTTTCATTGAAAGCTTCAACGGGAAACTGCGAGACGAATGCCTCAACGAAACGTTGTTCGGTACATTGGCGGATGCGCGGCCGGCGCTGGAAGAATGGCAGGAAGATTACAACTGGCGCAGACCACATTCAGCATTGGGCAACCTCACCCCGATGGAATTTTTGCAAAGAAAGGCAATGGACAAGATGGCGGCCTAGCGCCAAAGATTTAAACTCAAGGACTCCGCGCAAGGCTGGAGGAGACTTGGGGCTCAGGTCAACAAGAATTTTTGGGTCGGGCGCTCGCAATTCAAGTGTAGACCGCTTCTACTTGAAGTCTGTCTCAACAGTTACAATCAGGCTAGACTGGTCCGAGGTGCAGATTCACGTCTTCCCGCGTTTCGGGTTGACGGAGTCGAGCATCGGGCGAGCAGGCAACCATTTTGAGCGCTCAACTTTTGGGTTTGGAAGTTTTAACTAGGACAAATGATGCGAACGGGCTGTCTTGACGAGATGATAGAGTTCGCTATCGAAGAAATCGCGACCGGAGACTCAGGACGGATCAGTTCGGTTGTCCGTGCGATGGTATCAAGATGGCAGACGGAGCCAGCACTAGCAATTTGCTTTGCCATAACGAGCGCCGCTGCACACCTCGAGGACAACTTCGCGGACAGCGATGAGCCGGTCGGAAAAGCATACCAATTTGCAGCGATCTTAGCGTCCGACATTTTTGCAATCGAATCAATGGGGCAGATACCTGCAACAGGGCAACATCTCTTGCACTTCTGGCGTAGATCCGAACCCTATTTTCTAGATCTGTGATACAATATCATTTTTGGTCGCTCCTAAGAGTGCTTCGATACCTGTGGAATCCATAGAGACATTAGCCAATTAATTGGGCCGACGGAGAAGAACGCAAACCCGCCTGACATCGAAATTGCATTACCCCTTAGACTCTCTACTCATGATCTGGCCGTTCTTAAGGTGTAGTTCTACAAGTTTCGCGACGTATCCGAAATCTCAGCCTCTCACACTGGTTCATCAACATTCGCCAGGGGGCATCCGTGCGTACGATCCAAAGCACCGCTTCGAGAAAGAACCGGGTGTCGCGCCCGGTGCGCCCGGTAGCGGACAAACTACCGGGGCATATAGGCTCTACTGCACGCCATTGACGGTCTGTGAGAACATATCTGCTCAGGTCAATTCAAACCTTCTCTTTTGGAAGATTGAATCGAGGATTAGACCATTGGGGAATTATGAATGTCCACAGACACGAGTTCGTTGGGGCCCGAGGCCAAACCTTAGGGCCTTACACTCCACAGTGCTCGCTCAACCTTGCTGGAATTAGGATAAACAGTCTTAGGTTGTATTGAAGTAGATGGGAACCCGTTAACGAATCGTGCCCCGACGCTGTCTTGTCGAGGCGTGTTCGTTTTTTGGTTGCAGCAAGTTGATCTTTAAGTGGGCGACTGCTGCACCAAAGGCAGGGTCGTCGAAAAACG encodes:
- a CDS encoding IS3 family transposase (programmed frameshift); translation: MKARFTDEQIITDEQIIAMIKEQEAGEKTADVCRRHRISSATFYKYKSKYGGMEPSDAKRLRALEDENGKLKKLLAEQMLDNAMLRDIKFKKMVTPVGKRKAVVHLMEVHQVSQRRACDVLQVDRSSVRYLSRRGDDAELRDAIKRVSRERRRFGCRRVQVMIAREGFVVNHKKVRRIYTEEKPQVRRRGGRKRALGTRKPMVLPDGSNQRWSLDFVSDALTDGRRFRILAVFDDFSRENLMLVADTSLSGQRVSRELDRIIAERGMPKTIVSDNGTEFTSMAILKWVQDTGIDWHYIAPGKPQQNGFIESFNGKLRDECLNETLFGTLADARPALEEWQEDYNWRRPHSALGNLTPMEFLQRKAMDKMAA
- a CDS encoding transposase, translating into MDLSRYVLTDRQWRAVEPICPGSLSATGRTGRDTRFFLEAVLWIVRTDAPWRMLMNQCERLRFRIRRETCRTTP